A genome region from Deltaproteobacteria bacterium includes the following:
- the raiA gene encoding ribosome-associated translation inhibitor RaiA: MIVIVKARHMNLTPSLKEHAEQKLGNALMRIIDKPSMRIDIELNAIGHVRDGKNKECRVTVVMPRGKTINLVEVDEDMYKAIDLAHDRLLEQVKRERDRRLNTSNRRKQAKKARAETARKNMTTARETWEDEVQQYETAMAHS; encoded by the coding sequence TCGTAAAGGCTCGGCATATGAATCTTACTCCATCATTAAAGGAGCATGCAGAACAGAAGCTTGGAAATGCTCTAATGCGTATTATTGATAAACCGTCTATGCGTATTGATATAGAGCTTAACGCGATTGGTCATGTCCGTGATGGCAAGAATAAAGAATGTCGAGTAACTGTAGTAATGCCTAGAGGCAAAACAATTAATTTAGTTGAGGTAGATGAAGATATGTATAAAGCCATTGATCTAGCTCACGATCGTTTGCTCGAACAGGTTAAACGTGAGCGTGATCGTCGCTTAAATACTAGTAATCGTCGCAAACAAGCCAAGAAAGCGAGGGCTGAAACAGCACGGAAAAATATGACTACCGCACGCGAAACTTGGGAGGATGAAGTTCAACAATACGAAACAGCGATGGCGCACTCATAA